The following coding sequences are from one Acipenser ruthenus chromosome 7, fAciRut3.2 maternal haplotype, whole genome shotgun sequence window:
- the LOC117416137 gene encoding gamma-crystallin S-1-like, with amino-acid sequence MGKIIFYEDRNFQGRHYECSSDCADMYSYFSRCNSIRVDSGYWVLYEKPNYMGYQYTLNRGEYPDYQRWMGYNDCIRSCRMFPHYRGNYRMRIYERPDFGGQMMEFMDDCPNVYDRFRYRDINSCNVMEGYWTFYEQPNYRGRQYFMRPGEYRRFSDWGGMNSTIGSFRRMRESYM; translated from the exons ATGGGAAAG ATCATCTTCTACGAAGACAGGAACTTCCAGGGGCGCCACTATGAGTGCAGCAGCGACTGTGCTGACATGTACTCCTACTTCAGTCGCTGCAACTCCATCCGAGTGGACAGCGGATACTGGGTGCTCTATGAAAAGCCAAACTACATGGGCTACCAGTACACCCTGAACAGGGGGGAATATCCTGACTACCAGCGCTGGATGGGGTACAACGACTGCATTAGGTCTTGCCGTATGTTTCCACAC taTAGAGGAAACTACAGAATGAGAATCTACGAGAGACCCGACTTTGGAGGCCAGATGATGGAATTCATGGACGACTGCCCTAATGTCTACGACCGCTTCCGATACCGTGACATCAACTCCTGCAACGTGATGGAAGGCTACTGGACCTTCTATGAACAGCCTAACTACAGGGGCAGACAGTACTTCATGAGGCCTGGAGAATACAGGAGATTCAGCGACTGGGGCGGCATGAACTCCACGATTGGCTCTTTCAGACGCATGAGAGAAAGTTATATGTAA
- the LOC117416016 gene encoding gamma-crystallin S-1-like yields the protein MGKIIFYEDRNFQGHHYECSSDCADLHSYFSRCNSIRVDSGYWVLYEKPNYMGYQYTLNRGEYPDYQRWMGYNDCIRSCRMFPHYRGNYRMRIYERPDFGGQMMDFMDDCPNVYDRFRYRDINSCNVMEGYWTFYEQPNYRGRQYFMRPGEYRRFSDWGGMNSTIGSFRRMRESYM from the exons ATGGGAAAG ATCATCTTCTACGAAGACAGGAACTTCCAGGGGCACCACTATGAGTGCAGCAGCGACTGTGCTGACCTGCACTCCTACTTCAGCCGCTGCAACTCCATCCGAGTGGACAGCGGATACTGGGTGCTCTATGAAAAGCCAAACTACATGGGCTACCAGTACACCCTGAACAGGGGGGAATATCCTGACTACCAGCGCTGGATGGGGTACAACGACTGCATTAGGTCTTGCCGTATGTTTCCACAC taTAGAGGAAACTACAGAATGAGAATCTACGAGAGACCCGACTTTGGAGGCCAGATGATGGACTTCATGGACGACTGCCCTAATGTCTACGACCGCTTCCGATACCGTGACATCAACTCCTGCAACGTGATGGAAGGCTACTGGACCTTCTATGAACAGCCTAACTACAGGGGCAGACAGTACTTCATGAGGCCTGGAGAATACAGGAGATTCAGCGACTGGGGCGGCATGAACTCCACGATTGGCTCTTTCAGACGCATGAGAGAAAGTTATATGTAA
- the LOC131737414 gene encoding gamma-crystallin S-1-like: protein MGKIIFYEDRNFQGRHYECSSDCADLHSYFSRCNSIRVDSGYWVLYEKPNYMGYQYTLNRGEYPDYQRWMGYNDCIRSCRMFPHYRGNYRMRIYERPDFGGQMMDFMDDCPNVYDRFRYRDINSCNVMEGYWTFYEQPNYRGRQYFMRPGEYRRFSDWGGMNSTIGSFRRMRESYM, encoded by the exons ATGGGAAAG ATCATCTTCTACGAAGACAGGAACTTCCAGGGGCGCCACTATGAGTGCAGCAGCGACTGTGCTGACCTGCACTCCTACTTCAGCCGCTGCAACTCCATCCGAGTGGACAGCGGATACTGGGTGCTCTATGAAAAGCCAAACTACATGGGCTACCAGTACACCCTGAACAGGGGTGAATATCCTGACTACCAGCGCTGGATGGGGTACAACGACTGCATTAGGTCTTGCCGTATGTTTCCACAC taTAGAGGAAACTACAGAATGAGAATCTACGAGAGACCCGACTTTGGAGGCCAGATGATGGACTTCATGGACGACTGCCCTAATGTCTACGACCGCTTCCGATACCGTGACATCAACTCCTGCAACGTGATGGAAGGCTACTGGACCTTCTATGAACAGCCTAACTACAGGGGCAGACAGTACTTCATGAGGCCTGGAGAATACAGGAGATTCAGCGACTGGGGCGGCATGAACTCCACTATTGGCTCTTTCAGACGCATGAGAGAAAGTTATATGTAA
- the LOC117414486 gene encoding gamma-crystallin S-1-like: MGKIIFYEDRNFQGRHYECSSDCADLHSYFSRCNSIRVDSGYWVLYEKPNYMGYQYTLNRGEYPDYQRWMGYNDCIRSCRMFPHYRGNYRMRIYERPDFGGQMMDFMDDCPNVYDRFRYRDINSCNVMEGYWTFYEQPNYRGRQYFMRPGEYRRFSDWGGMNSTIGSFRRMRESYM; the protein is encoded by the exons ATGGGAAAG ATCATCTTCTACGAAGACAGGAACTTCCAGGGGCGCCACTATGAGTGCAGCAGCGACTGTGCTGACCTGCACTCCTACTTCAGCCGCTGCAACTCCATCCGAGTGGACAGCGGATACTGGGTGCTCTATGAAAAGCCAAACTACATGGGCTACCAGTACACCCTGAACAGGGGGGAATATCCTGACTACCAGCGCTGGATGGGGTACAACGACTGCATTAGGTCTTGCCGTATGTTTCCACAC taTAGAGGAAACTACAGAATGAGAATCTACGAGAGACCCGACTTTGGAGGCCAGATGATGGACTTCATGGACGACTGCCCTAATGTCTACGACCGCTTCCGATACCGTGACATCAACTCCTGCAACGTGATGGAAGGCTACTGGACCTTCTATGAACAGCCTAACTACAGGGGCAGACAGTACTTCATGAGGCCTGGAGAATACAGGAGATTCAGCGACTGGGGCGGCATGAACTCCACGATTGGCTCTTTCAGACGCATGAGAGAAAGTTATATGTAA
- the LOC117414785 gene encoding gamma-crystallin S-1-like, producing the protein MGKIIFYEDRNFQGRHYECSSDCADLHSYFSRCNSIRVDSGYWVLYEKPNYMGYQYTLNRGEYPDYQRWMGYNDCIRSCRMFPHYRGNYRMRIYERPDFGGQMMEFMDDCPNVYDRFRYRDINSCNVMEGYWTFYEQPNYRGRQYFMRPGEYRRFSDWGGMNSTIGSFRRMRESYM; encoded by the exons ATGGGAAAG ATCATCTTCTACGAAGACAGGAACTTCCAGGGGCGCCACTATGAGTGCAGCAGCGACTGTGCTGACCTGCACTCCTACTTCAGCCGCTGCAACTCCATCCGAGTGGACAGCGGATACTGGGTGCTCTATGAAAAGCCAAACTACATGGGCTACCAGTACACCCTGAACAGGGGGGAATATCCTGACTACCAGCGCTGGATGGGGTACAACGACTGCATTAGGTCTTGCCGTATGTTTCCACAC taTAGAGGAAACTACAGAATGAGAATCTACGAGAGACCCGACTTTGGAGGCCAGATGATGGAATTCATGGACGACTGCCCTAATGTCTACGACCGCTTCCGATACCGTGACATCAACTCCTGCAACGTGATGGAAGGCTACTGGACCTTCTATGAACAGCCTAACTACAGGGGCAGACAGTACTTCATGAGGCCTGGAGAATACAGGAGATTCAGCGACTGGGGCGGCATGAACTCCACGATTGGCTCTTTCAGACGCATGAGAGAAAGTTATATGTAA
- the LOC131737415 gene encoding gamma-crystallin S-1-like, which yields MGKIIFYEDRDFQGRHYECSSDCADMYSYFSRCNSIRVDSGYWVLYEKPNYMGYQYTLNRGEYPDYQRWMGYNDCIRSCRMFPHYRGNYRMRIYERHDFGGQMMEFMDDCPNVYDRFRYRDINSCNVMEGYWTFYEQPNYRGRQYFMRPGEYRRFSDWGGMNSTIGSFRRMRESYM from the exons ATGGGAAAG ATCATCTTCTACGAAGACAGGGACTTCCAGGGGCGCCACTATGAGTGTAGCAGCGACTGTGCTGACATGTACTCCTACTTCAGCCGCTGCAACTCCATCCGAGTGGACAGCGGATACTGGGTGCTCTATGAAAAGCCAAACTACATGGGCTACCAGTACACCCTGAACAGGGGTGAATATCCTGACTACCAGCGCTGGATGGGGTACAACGACTGCATTAGGTCTTGCCGTATGTTTCCACAC taTAGAGGAAACTACAGAATGAGAATCTACGAGAGACACGACTTTGGAGGCCAGATGATGGAATTCATGGACGACTGCCCTAATGTCTACGACCGCTTCCGATACCGTGACATCAACTCCTGCAACGTGATGGAAGGCTACTGGACCTTCTATGAACAGCCTAACTACAGGGGCAGACAGTACTTCATGAGGCCTGGAGAATACAGGAGATTCAGCGACTGGGGCGGCATGAACTCCACTATTGGCTCTTTCAGACGCATGAGAGAAAGTTATATGTAA
- the LOC131737416 gene encoding gamma-crystallin S-1-like encodes MGKIIFYEDRDFQGRHYECSSDCADMYSYFSRCNSIRVDSGYWVLYEKPNYMGYQYTLNRGEYPDYQRWMGYNDCIRSCRMFPHYRGNYRMRIYERHDFGGQMMEFMDDCPNVYDRFRYRDINSCNVMEGYWTFYEQPNYRGRQYFMRPGEYRRFSDWGGMNSTIGSFRRMRESYM; translated from the exons ATGGGAAAG ATCATCTTCTACGAAGACAGGGACTTCCAGGGGCGCCACTATGAGTGCAGCAGCGACTGTGCTGACATGTACTCCTACTTCAGCCGCTGCAACTCCATCCGAGTGGACAGCGGATACTGGGTGCTCTATGAAAAGCCAAACTACATGGGCTACCAGTACACCCTGAACAGGGGTGAATATCCTGACTACCAGCGCTGGATGGGGTACAACGACTGCATTAGGTCTTGCCGTATGTTTCCACAC taTAGAGGAAACTACAGAATGAGAATCTACGAGAGACACGACTTTGGAGGCCAGATGATGGAATTCATGGACGACTGCCCTAATGTCTACGACCGCTTCCGATACCGTGACATCAACTCCTGCAACGTGATGGAAGGCTACTGGACCTTCTATGAACAGCCTAACTACAGGGGCAGACAGTACTTCATGAGGCCTGGAGAATACAGGAGATTCAGCGACTGGGGCGGCATGAACTCCACTATTGGCTCTTTCAGACGCATGAGAGAAAGTTATATGTAA